In the genome of Populus alba chromosome 11, ASM523922v2, whole genome shotgun sequence, one region contains:
- the LOC118031514 gene encoding G-type lectin S-receptor-like serine/threonine-protein kinase At1g11300 isoform X1 — translation MALGNCKVAVALLLFLSCSSSFYGDAGDTITPSQPIKDPEAIVSAGNMFELGFFSPVNSTYRSVGIWYSNISAETQVLWVANRNKPINDSSGTMTISEDGNLVVLNGQGEVLWSSNVSIGFNQSTAQLTDDGNLVMKAGPNGNLVWQSFQQPTDTYIPKMRLSANARTGNKTPLTSWRSSSDPSVGNFSAGVNPLGIPELFIWYNGHPFWRSGPWVGQNFIGVPEMSISVYLSGFSLKDEGDGTFTLSLIVDPAFRSTYVLTSHGKFTEQYWDYGKGGWTYDDWEAPSTECDIYGKCGPFGSCDAQSSPICTCLEGFVAKNQDEWNKGIWTSGCVRATSLQCDRIHNGSEAGKEDGFMKLEMMKVPTFAEYWLNPSSEQECKDECLRNCSCVAYSYYNGFGCMAWTGNLIDIQKFSEGGTDLNIRLAYTELVADNKRNMKVIISMSVIVGAIAICICVFLSWKWMGTHRERKLISEETLSFRTREAQGTVFDGNSPENVKEVKLEPLFKLKILETATNNFDISKKLGQGGFGAVYRGKLPDGQEIAVKRLSKTSGQGLEEFMNEVVVISKLQHRNLVRLLGCCVEGEEMMLVYEYLPNKSLDAVLFDSLRKGQLHWERRFDIINGICRGLLYLHRDSRLRIIHRDLKPGNILLDHELNPKISDFGMARIFCGNEDQVNTTRVVGTYGYMSPEYLMKGRFSEKSDVFSFGVLLLEIVSGRKNSSFYDNEHSLSLIGFAWKLWNEGDITALVDPAISDPCFQVEIFRCIQIGLLCVQEVAKDRPAVSTISSMLNSEIVDLPPPKKPAFVERQSSLDTESITHNQKINSINNVTISDLNGR, via the exons ATGGCACTTGGAAACTGCAAAGTTGCAGTAGCTCTTCTTCTGTTTCTATCATGTTCCAGTTCGTTTTATGGTGATGCAGGAGATACCATTACTCCTTCTCAACCCATCAAAGATCCAGAAGCTATAGTCTCTGCCGGCAATATGTTCGAACTGGGATTTTTCAGCCCAGTTAACTCAACATATCGATCTGTCGGAATATGGTACAGTAATATATCAGCAGAAACTCAAGTACTATGGGTGGCTAACAGAAACAAGCCAATCAACGATTCTTCTGGGACGATGACAATATCTGAAGATGGAAATCTTGTGGTTTTGAATGGTCAGGGAGAGGTTCTGTGGTCATCCAATGTTTCAATTGGGTTCAATCAATCAACTGCACAGCTTACTGATGATGGAAACCTTGTCATGAAAGCTGGACCGAATGGAAACCTTGTATGGCAAAGTTTCCAGCAGCCTACGGATACTTACATACCAAAGATGAGACTTAGTGCTAACGCAAGAACTGGGAACAAGACACCGTTAACGTCATGGAGAAGCTCATCTGATCCTTCAGTTGGAAACTTCTCTGCTGGTGTCAATCCATTAGGAATTCCTGAGCTCTTCATCTGGTACAACGGTCATCCATTTTGGCGTAGCGGTCCATGGGTTGGCCAGAACTTTATTGGAGTACCAGAAATGTCTATTTCTGTGTATCTAAGTGGATTTAGTCTAAAAGATGAAGGAGATGGCACTTTCACTCTGAGTTTAATTGTAGACCCAGCTTTCCGATCCACGTATGTTTTGACTTCACATGGAAAATTTACAGAACAATACTGGGATTATGGGAAGGGAGGTTGGACGTATGATGACTGGGAAGCTCCATCAACAGAGTGTGATATTTATGGCAAGTGCGGACCATTTGGAAGCTGCGATGCACAGAGCTCACCCATCTGCACATGTTTAGAAGGGTTTGTagcaaaaaatcaagatgaatgGAACAAAGGAATTTGGACTAGCGGTTGTGTTAGGGCGACATCGTTGCAGTGTGATAGAATACACAATGGTAGTGAAGCGGGAAAAGAAGATGGATTTATGAAGCTAGAGATGATGAAGGTGCCAACCTTTGCCGAGTACTGGTTAAATCCGTCCTCCGAACAAGAATGTAAAGATGAGTGCTTGAGGAATTGTTCCTGTGTCGCTTATTCATATTATAACGGTTTTGGCTGTATGGCATGGACAGGAAACTTGATTGATATACAAAAGTTCTCTGAAGGAGGGACAGATCTCAACATTCGCCTGGCGTATACAGAACTTG TTGCAGATAACAAGAGAAACATGAAAGTAATCATCAGTATGTCGGTGATTGTAGGAGCCATAGCTATCTGCATCTGTGTGTTTCTTTCTTGGAAGTGGATGGGTACACATAGAG AAAGGAAGTTGATAAGTGAGGAGACCTTATCGTTCAGAACGAGAGAAGCACAAGGAACAGTTTTTGATGGAAACTCGCCCGAAAACGTCAAGGAAGTTAAACTTGAACCactcttcaaattaaaaattcttgaaactgCTACAAACAACTTTGACATATCCAAGAAGCTTGGGCAGGGCGGCTTTGGTGCAGTATACAGG GGAAAATTGCCAGATGGGCAGGAAATAGCTGTTAAAAGACTTTCTAAAACATCTGGTCAAGGGCTCGAAGAGTTTATGAATGAAGTCGTGGTGATTTCTAAACTCCAACACAGGAATCTTGTGAGGCTTCTTGGTTGCTGTGTTGAAGGAGAAGAGATGATGTTGGTTTATGAGTACCTGCCGAATAAAAGCTTGGATGCAGTTCTCTTTG ATTCACTCAGGAAAGGACAACTACATTGGGAAAGACGCTTCGACATTATTAACGGGATTTGTCGAGGCCTTCTTTACCTTCACAGAGATTCTAGACTAAGAATTATTCATAGAGATCTGAAGCCAGGTAACATCTTATTGGACCACGAGCTGAATCCCAAAATTTCAGACTTTGGAATGGCCAGGATTTTTTGTGGAAATGAAGATCAAGTGAATACTACCAGGGTCGTTGGAACCTA TGGCTATATGTCCCCTGAATATTTAATGAAAGGAAGATTTTCAGAGAAATCAGATGTATTTAGCTTTGGAGTGTTGTTGCTGGAGATCGTAAGCGGAAGAAAGAACTCTAGTTTTTATGACAATGAGCATTCTTTGAGTCTTATAGGATTT gcTTGGAAACTGTGGAATGAAGGTGACATTACAGCTCTGGTCGATCCTGCAATATCAGATCCATGTTTTCAGGTGGAGATATTCCGATGCATACAGATTGGTCTGTTGTGTGTGCAAGAAGTGGCGAAAGACAGACCGGCAGTGTCTACCATCAGTTCCATGCTAAATAGTGAAATTGTGGATCTTCCTCCTCCAAAGAAACCAGCATTTGTTGAAAGGCAGAGTTCCTTGGATACAGAGTCCATTACacacaaccaaaagataaaTTCCATTAACAATGTGACGATTTCTGATCTTAACGGCCGATAG
- the LOC118031514 gene encoding G-type lectin S-receptor-like serine/threonine-protein kinase At1g11300 isoform X2 has product MALGNCKVAVALLLFLSCSSSFYGDAGDTITPSQPIKDPEAIVSAGNMFELGFFSPVNSTYRSVGIWYSNISAETQVLWVANRNKPINDSSGTMTISEDGNLVVLNGQGEVLWSSNVSIGFNQSTAQLTDDGNLVMKAGPNGNLVWQSFQQPTDTYIPKMRLSANARTGNKTPLTSWRSSSDPSVGNFSAGVNPLGIPELFIWYNGHPFWRSGPWVGQNFIGVPEMSISVYLSGFSLKDEGDGTFTLSLIVDPAFRSTYVLTSHGKFTEQYWDYGKGGWTYDDWEAPSTECDIYGKCGPFGSCDAQSSPICTCLEGFVAKNQDEWNKGIWTSGCVRATSLQCDRIHNGSEAGKEDGFMKLEMMKVPTFAEYWLNPSSEQECKDECLRNCSCVAYSYYNGFGCMAWTGNLIDIQKFSEGGTDLNIRLAYTELDNKRNMKVIISMSVIVGAIAICICVFLSWKWMGTHRERKLISEETLSFRTREAQGTVFDGNSPENVKEVKLEPLFKLKILETATNNFDISKKLGQGGFGAVYRGKLPDGQEIAVKRLSKTSGQGLEEFMNEVVVISKLQHRNLVRLLGCCVEGEEMMLVYEYLPNKSLDAVLFDSLRKGQLHWERRFDIINGICRGLLYLHRDSRLRIIHRDLKPGNILLDHELNPKISDFGMARIFCGNEDQVNTTRVVGTYGYMSPEYLMKGRFSEKSDVFSFGVLLLEIVSGRKNSSFYDNEHSLSLIGFAWKLWNEGDITALVDPAISDPCFQVEIFRCIQIGLLCVQEVAKDRPAVSTISSMLNSEIVDLPPPKKPAFVERQSSLDTESITHNQKINSINNVTISDLNGR; this is encoded by the exons ATGGCACTTGGAAACTGCAAAGTTGCAGTAGCTCTTCTTCTGTTTCTATCATGTTCCAGTTCGTTTTATGGTGATGCAGGAGATACCATTACTCCTTCTCAACCCATCAAAGATCCAGAAGCTATAGTCTCTGCCGGCAATATGTTCGAACTGGGATTTTTCAGCCCAGTTAACTCAACATATCGATCTGTCGGAATATGGTACAGTAATATATCAGCAGAAACTCAAGTACTATGGGTGGCTAACAGAAACAAGCCAATCAACGATTCTTCTGGGACGATGACAATATCTGAAGATGGAAATCTTGTGGTTTTGAATGGTCAGGGAGAGGTTCTGTGGTCATCCAATGTTTCAATTGGGTTCAATCAATCAACTGCACAGCTTACTGATGATGGAAACCTTGTCATGAAAGCTGGACCGAATGGAAACCTTGTATGGCAAAGTTTCCAGCAGCCTACGGATACTTACATACCAAAGATGAGACTTAGTGCTAACGCAAGAACTGGGAACAAGACACCGTTAACGTCATGGAGAAGCTCATCTGATCCTTCAGTTGGAAACTTCTCTGCTGGTGTCAATCCATTAGGAATTCCTGAGCTCTTCATCTGGTACAACGGTCATCCATTTTGGCGTAGCGGTCCATGGGTTGGCCAGAACTTTATTGGAGTACCAGAAATGTCTATTTCTGTGTATCTAAGTGGATTTAGTCTAAAAGATGAAGGAGATGGCACTTTCACTCTGAGTTTAATTGTAGACCCAGCTTTCCGATCCACGTATGTTTTGACTTCACATGGAAAATTTACAGAACAATACTGGGATTATGGGAAGGGAGGTTGGACGTATGATGACTGGGAAGCTCCATCAACAGAGTGTGATATTTATGGCAAGTGCGGACCATTTGGAAGCTGCGATGCACAGAGCTCACCCATCTGCACATGTTTAGAAGGGTTTGTagcaaaaaatcaagatgaatgGAACAAAGGAATTTGGACTAGCGGTTGTGTTAGGGCGACATCGTTGCAGTGTGATAGAATACACAATGGTAGTGAAGCGGGAAAAGAAGATGGATTTATGAAGCTAGAGATGATGAAGGTGCCAACCTTTGCCGAGTACTGGTTAAATCCGTCCTCCGAACAAGAATGTAAAGATGAGTGCTTGAGGAATTGTTCCTGTGTCGCTTATTCATATTATAACGGTTTTGGCTGTATGGCATGGACAGGAAACTTGATTGATATACAAAAGTTCTCTGAAGGAGGGACAGATCTCAACATTCGCCTGGCGTATACAGAACTTG ATAACAAGAGAAACATGAAAGTAATCATCAGTATGTCGGTGATTGTAGGAGCCATAGCTATCTGCATCTGTGTGTTTCTTTCTTGGAAGTGGATGGGTACACATAGAG AAAGGAAGTTGATAAGTGAGGAGACCTTATCGTTCAGAACGAGAGAAGCACAAGGAACAGTTTTTGATGGAAACTCGCCCGAAAACGTCAAGGAAGTTAAACTTGAACCactcttcaaattaaaaattcttgaaactgCTACAAACAACTTTGACATATCCAAGAAGCTTGGGCAGGGCGGCTTTGGTGCAGTATACAGG GGAAAATTGCCAGATGGGCAGGAAATAGCTGTTAAAAGACTTTCTAAAACATCTGGTCAAGGGCTCGAAGAGTTTATGAATGAAGTCGTGGTGATTTCTAAACTCCAACACAGGAATCTTGTGAGGCTTCTTGGTTGCTGTGTTGAAGGAGAAGAGATGATGTTGGTTTATGAGTACCTGCCGAATAAAAGCTTGGATGCAGTTCTCTTTG ATTCACTCAGGAAAGGACAACTACATTGGGAAAGACGCTTCGACATTATTAACGGGATTTGTCGAGGCCTTCTTTACCTTCACAGAGATTCTAGACTAAGAATTATTCATAGAGATCTGAAGCCAGGTAACATCTTATTGGACCACGAGCTGAATCCCAAAATTTCAGACTTTGGAATGGCCAGGATTTTTTGTGGAAATGAAGATCAAGTGAATACTACCAGGGTCGTTGGAACCTA TGGCTATATGTCCCCTGAATATTTAATGAAAGGAAGATTTTCAGAGAAATCAGATGTATTTAGCTTTGGAGTGTTGTTGCTGGAGATCGTAAGCGGAAGAAAGAACTCTAGTTTTTATGACAATGAGCATTCTTTGAGTCTTATAGGATTT gcTTGGAAACTGTGGAATGAAGGTGACATTACAGCTCTGGTCGATCCTGCAATATCAGATCCATGTTTTCAGGTGGAGATATTCCGATGCATACAGATTGGTCTGTTGTGTGTGCAAGAAGTGGCGAAAGACAGACCGGCAGTGTCTACCATCAGTTCCATGCTAAATAGTGAAATTGTGGATCTTCCTCCTCCAAAGAAACCAGCATTTGTTGAAAGGCAGAGTTCCTTGGATACAGAGTCCATTACacacaaccaaaagataaaTTCCATTAACAATGTGACGATTTCTGATCTTAACGGCCGATAG